The stretch of DNA GCTGGGAGTAGTGGCTAAAATCGGTAAATTGTATTCTCTTAACAGACGCTCTTTTACAATCTCCAGATGCAACATACCCAAAAAACCACAGCGAAAACCATAACCCAAAGCGGCGGAACTCTCTTTTTCGTAAATTAGCGATGCATCATTCAATTTCAGCTTGGCAATGGATTCTACCAAACTTTCATAGTCCTCGCCATTAATGGGAAAAATACTGCTGTAAACCATTGGTTTGGGTTCTCTGAATCCGGGCAGAGGATTTTCACAACCACCTTTGGCTAAAGTAATTGTGTCTCCCACGCGGGCATCGGAGACCTCTTTGATATTGGCTATGATATAACCCGCTTCTCCGCAAGTTAGTTCATTTTGAGGCGAAAATTTCAAGCCCAGATAACCGAGCTCTTCAATTTCGTATTCCTTGGCAGTGGAAAAAAGCTTTATTTTATCCCCTTTTTGTAAATGCCCTTGAAAAATGCGCACCAGAACTACCACTCCCCGATACATATCAAAATAGGAATCAAAAATCAACACTTCAGGAGCGGCATTGGGTTCACCTTTAGGAGCCGGTAAACGCAAAACGACTGCATCCAAAAGGGCTTTAACTCCTTCCCCTGTTTTAGCGCTAACTTTGATGATATCTTCGGGCAGGCAACCTAAAATTTCGCCTAAATCATTTTCCGTGCCTTCAATATCTGCCTTGGGAAGATCAATCTTATTGATTGCCGGTAAAATTTCCAAGTTGTTATCCAAAGCAAGATACAAATTACTCATTGTTTGGGCTTCAATTCCCTGAGAAGCATCTACCAGTAAAATCGCCCCTTCACAAGATGCTAAAGCGCGCGAGACCTCATAAGAAAAATCCACATGCCCGGGTGTGTCTATCAGGTTCAGCACATAATCCTGACCTTGATAGTTATGAACCATACGGATTGCATGACTTTTAATCGTGATGCCTTTTTCGCGTTCCAAATCCATACTGTCCAAGACCTGTGGAATTTCCGTGCCTTTATTTATGATATGCGTTTCTTCCAAAAATCTGTCTGCTAAAGTGGATTTGCCATGATCTATATGCGCCACAATGCAGAAATTGCGGATAAACTCTTCCTTCATTTAAGTTCCTTAATTTGTCGTTGTTATCTTGTAGTTTCCTTTGTGGAAATTATTATAAACTAATTAGTAACATCTATTGCCGCTTTTAGTTAACATCCTGCTTGCGCAGAAATGACCAGCGACTTTTGAACAAGAAATAATGGTTATCCATTTATGTAAACTATCTCTTTTTGTCAATCACTTTGGGAGAAGCTCTTTTTTCGCTTGGTTTTGGCTTTGACTCTAAACCGATCCTTTTTGTGTTGCAACGAGATTTGTATAGCAACAGTAAAATTAGTTCCCTGCCTTATACTATCAAAGCTGAAGTGTTTTGGCTTTG from Candidatus Cloacimonas sp. encodes:
- the lepA gene encoding translation elongation factor 4 codes for the protein MKEEFIRNFCIVAHIDHGKSTLADRFLEETHIINKGTEIPQVLDSMDLEREKGITIKSHAIRMVHNYQGQDYVLNLIDTPGHVDFSYEVSRALASCEGAILLVDASQGIEAQTMSNLYLALDNNLEILPAINKIDLPKADIEGTENDLGEILGCLPEDIIKVSAKTGEGVKALLDAVVLRLPAPKGEPNAAPEVLIFDSYFDMYRGVVVLVRIFQGHLQKGDKIKLFSTAKEYEIEELGYLGLKFSPQNELTCGEAGYIIANIKEVSDARVGDTITLAKGGCENPLPGFREPKPMVYSSIFPINGEDYESLVESIAKLKLNDASLIYEKESSAALGYGFRCGFLGMLHLEIVKERLLREYNLPILATTPSVPFLITLKNGEEVQINNPVDFPDPSNVESIREPFMETEIIVPTDYIGNVMKLAQERRGVQKDIVYIDEKRVALHYELPLIEIIFDFYDKLKTVSRGYASLDYAFKDYRQAEVVKVDILINGEKVDAMSFICHQDKAYNWGKSVTETLSEVIPKHLFKIALQAAIGGKIIARSTITPLRKDVLAKCYGGDVSRKHKLLEKQKEGKKKMKEIGSVTVPQEAFLAVLKADRE